The following proteins are co-located in the Vigna angularis cultivar LongXiaoDou No.4 chromosome 2, ASM1680809v1, whole genome shotgun sequence genome:
- the LOC108327598 gene encoding protein NRT1/ PTR FAMILY 5.6, translating into MVQEMKRNGHKSEEKEEQKWVLDDCVDYKGRIPLRAATGVWKASLFVLAVSMSERIAYFGLGSNLITYLTRVMHQDLKTATNNVNYWRGATTLLPLIGGYVGDAYIGRFRMILFSSLLYIKGLIMLTMSQFVPNLKPLNNDISDQTNKVHEVVFYLGLYSLALGTGGFRPCSVSFGADQFDDEHLEERKEKMSFFNWLTFVFSFALLLGTTAIVYVQDFVSWGVACLALAIVMALTIIAFYMGIPFYRYKMKPKENPFLPILQVLIAAVRKRNLSCPSNPALLFEVPESENSQRRLLSHTSRFRFLDKAAIVEEKYTEEKENPWRLATVTRVEETKLILNVVPIWLTSALVGVSVAYGTTLFVKQSAAMNLKISNSFEIPPASMLSLAGFVTMVFVPIYDRIIVPIVRKVTGNERGISMLRRIGIGLTLLIIVMAVAALVETKRLRMVGHEVVTEDGTKQETMSLMWMIPQFIIIGIGNAFYLTGLQEYFYEEVPDSMRSIGMALYLSGIGVGFFFSSFLLTIVDYVTGKIGKSWIAKDVNSSRLDKLYWLMVGLNILNLFFFLFIAMRYTYKTVQMKATEIDGSNADGMETLP; encoded by the exons ATGGTGCAGGAAATGAAGAGAAATGGAcataaaagtgaagaaaaagaagaacagaAATGGGTGCTTGATGATTGTGTTGATTATAAGGGCAGAATTCCTCTCCGTGCTGCCACCGGTGTATGGAAAGCTTCTCTTTTTGTCCTTG CCGTTTCAATGAGTGAAAGGATAGCCTATTTTGGTTTAGGCAGTAATCTCATCACGTACTTGACTAGAGTGATGCATCAAGATCTCAAAACAGCAACCAATAATGTAAACTACTGGAGAGGAGCAACAACATTGTTGCCTCTAATTGGGGGCTATGTTGGTGATGCCTACATCGGTAGATTTCGTATGATCctcttttcttcccttttatacatcaag GGATTAATCATGCTGACCATGTCTCAATTCGTCCCAAATCTAAAACCATTGAACAATGACATATCAGATCAGACAAATAAGGTTCATGAAGTGGTTTTCTACCTTGGTCTATACAGTTTGGCCTTGGGTACTGGAGGATTCAGACCGTGTTCAGTAAGCTTTGGAGCTGATCAATTTGATGATGAGCACCTTGAAGAACGAAAGGAGAAGATGTCTTTCTTCAACTGGTTGACCTTTGTATTCAGCTTTGCATTGCTGCTGGGAACAACAGCGATTGTTTACGTTCAGGACTTTGTCAGCTGGGGAGTTGCTTGTCTCGCCCTCGCAATTGTTATGGCTCTAACTATCATTGCTTTTTATATGGGGATTCCTTTCTACAGGTACAAAATGAAGCCAAAAGAAAACCCTTTCTTGCCAATTCTACAAGTTCTAATTGCTGCCGTAAGGAAAAGGAATCTGTCTTGCCCTTCAAATCCTGCGTTATTGTTTGAAGTCCCAGAGTCAGAGAATTCCCAGCGAAGGCTTCTAAGTCATACAAGCAGGTTCAG GTTTCTTGACAAAGCTGCAATAGTGGAAGAGAAGTATACAGAGGAGAAAGAGAATCCATGGAGATTAGCAACAGTGACAAGAGTGGAGGAGACAAAGCTTATTCTGAATGTTGTTCCCATATGGCTAACTTCAGCATTAGTTGGAGTATCTGTAGCATATGGGACAACACTCTTTGTCAAACAATCAGCCGCTATGAACTTAAAGATAAGTAATAGCTTCGAAATCCCACCAGCATCCATGTTGTCCCTTGCAGGCTTTGTCACCATGGTGTTTGTCCCAATATATGATAGAATCATTGTTCCAATTGTAAGGAAAGTGACTGGTAATGAAAGAGGCATCAGCATGCTTAGGAGGATTGGCATAGGCTTAACATTGTTAATCATAGTCATGGCTGTTGCTGCCTTGGTAGAAACAAAGAGACTGAGAATGGTTGGACATGAAGTGGTAACAGAAGATGGAACTAAGCAGGAGACTATGAGTTTGATGTGGATGATACCCCAATTCATTATAATTGGTATTGGAAATGCATTTTATCTAACTGGTTTGCAAGAGTATTTCTATGAGGAAGTTCCTGACTCAATGAGAAGCATAGGAATGGCTTTGTATCTTAGTGGGATTGGAGTAGGATTCTTCTTCAGCAGCTTTCTTTTAACAATCGTCGACTATGTCACCGGGAAGATTGGAAAAAGTTGGATCGCAAAGGATGTAAATTCAAGCCGTTTAGATAAACTTTATTGGTTGATGGTTGGattaaatattctaaatttgtttttctttctatttataGCAATGAGGTACACTTATAAGACTGTACAGATGAAAGCTACGGAAATTGATGGTTCTAATGCTGATGGAATGGAAACACTTCCATGA